Proteins encoded in a region of the Nitrospirota bacterium genome:
- a CDS encoding putative toxin-antitoxin system toxin component, PIN family, with the protein MRVIVDTNIIVSGLISPTGPPGKIVDALLQGFLVPVMSPATLAELEAVLMRPRLRTLFERAGVEATEFLTEFRELAEIIEPDPTDIPVRDENDRIFLALAATRPPVEFLITGDRDFERRHYADVPVISPALFVKTSLP; encoded by the coding sequence GTGCGGGTCATCGTTGATACCAACATCATTGTCTCCGGCCTCATTTCACCTACGGGTCCACCCGGAAAAATTGTAGACGCCTTGCTGCAAGGCTTCTTAGTACCAGTGATGAGTCCAGCCACGCTGGCTGAACTCGAAGCGGTGCTGATGCGGCCTCGTCTTCGAACGTTGTTCGAGCGTGCCGGAGTCGAGGCGACGGAGTTCTTAACTGAATTCCGAGAGCTTGCCGAAATCATTGAGCCAGACCCTACCGACATTCCTGTTCGTGATGAAAACGACCGGATCTTTCTGGCGTTGGCTGCGACGCGTCCTCCCGTGGAGTTTCTCATCACTGGCGATCGAGACTTTGAACGGAGGCACTACGCCGACGTGCCAGTGATCTCGCCAGCCCTGTTCGTCAAGACGAGCTTGCCCTAA
- a CDS encoding APC family permease, which translates to MLLKRWLVGDPLKTAQAADERLSKTLALAIFSSNAISSVAYATEEILLVLVLAGTAAIAWSIPVSFAILFLVVVLTISYRQIIYEYPEGGGAYIVARDNLGELPALIAAAALMIDYVLTVAVSVAAGVAALTSALPSLFEHREALGLVASLFIVVMNLRGVRESGKFFAVPTYFAIGALGVMVVIGSAKTLFGPGTSIPPDNQVALEEMTLFLILRAFAAGCSAVTGMEVISNGVKAFRRPESKNAATTMIHMSVILAVLFLGISFMADHYGVLPKADETIISQLARLTFGTGAVYYTLQIGTMLLLILAANSAYAGFPHLSSILARDSYMPRQMATFGDRLVFSNGIFILGFFACFLLILFHGDTHALIPLYAVGVFISFTFSQAGMVRRWLTKKGPHWRKKLIVNGVGAITTGIATIIIASTKFTHGAWIVFLLIILLVWMFRSIHSHYKAVSEQIALTRDHRPPLPRRNIVIIPISGVNQAVIRAVDYARSRGGEIRAVLVDVDPESTARLQIQWAQWGCGVQLMVLPCPYRSVLRSLLDHIEELLQKNQDYWVTVVIPEILPARWWQNILHNQRALLLKASLLFKDRVILTDVPFHLKR; encoded by the coding sequence ATGCTTCTGAAACGTTGGCTGGTTGGCGATCCACTCAAAACCGCGCAGGCTGCAGACGAACGGCTCTCGAAAACCCTCGCACTGGCGATTTTTTCCTCGAACGCCATTTCATCCGTCGCCTATGCCACGGAAGAAATATTGCTCGTCCTGGTCCTTGCAGGGACCGCCGCCATCGCCTGGTCTATCCCCGTCAGCTTCGCGATTCTGTTTTTGGTCGTCGTCCTGACCATTTCCTATCGCCAGATCATCTACGAATACCCGGAGGGCGGCGGGGCCTACATAGTCGCCCGCGACAACTTAGGAGAACTCCCGGCATTGATTGCCGCAGCGGCGCTGATGATCGACTATGTCCTCACCGTGGCCGTCAGCGTGGCAGCGGGAGTCGCGGCCCTGACGTCGGCCCTACCGAGCCTGTTCGAGCATCGTGAAGCCTTGGGACTCGTCGCGAGTCTCTTCATTGTCGTCATGAACCTTCGCGGCGTGCGGGAGTCGGGAAAGTTCTTCGCCGTCCCCACCTACTTTGCCATCGGCGCCCTCGGAGTGATGGTGGTAATCGGAAGCGCCAAGACCCTGTTCGGCCCAGGCACGTCGATCCCGCCAGACAACCAGGTTGCACTCGAAGAAATGACCTTGTTCTTGATCCTTCGCGCATTTGCCGCCGGCTGTTCAGCCGTCACCGGTATGGAAGTGATTTCGAACGGGGTCAAAGCGTTTCGCCGGCCGGAATCCAAAAATGCGGCCACCACGATGATTCATATGTCCGTGATTCTGGCCGTCCTCTTTCTGGGCATCAGCTTCATGGCCGACCATTATGGGGTGCTGCCCAAAGCGGATGAGACCATCATCTCTCAACTGGCACGCCTCACCTTCGGGACCGGAGCGGTCTATTACACGCTCCAAATCGGCACGATGCTGCTGTTAATCCTTGCCGCCAACAGCGCCTATGCAGGCTTCCCCCATCTCTCCTCGATCCTGGCACGCGACAGCTACATGCCCCGTCAAATGGCGACATTCGGCGACCGCCTGGTGTTCTCGAACGGCATCTTCATCCTCGGATTCTTCGCCTGCTTCCTCCTGATCCTCTTTCACGGCGACACCCACGCCTTGATTCCGCTCTATGCTGTCGGCGTGTTCATCTCCTTCACCTTCTCCCAAGCCGGCATGGTGCGAAGATGGTTGACCAAAAAGGGACCTCACTGGCGGAAGAAACTGATCGTGAACGGGGTCGGCGCCATCACGACCGGTATTGCCACTATCATCATTGCCAGTACCAAGTTTACACATGGCGCCTGGATCGTCTTTCTCCTCATCATCCTCCTGGTCTGGATGTTCCGCTCGATTCACTCGCATTACAAAGCCGTCTCTGAACAGATCGCGCTCACGCGTGACCACCGCCCACCGCTTCCACGGCGCAATATCGTCATCATTCCCATCAGTGGCGTCAATCAGGCGGTCATTCGAGCCGTCGATTATGCACGCAGCCGGGGCGGCGAGATTCGAGCCGTGCTGGTGGATGTGGACCCGGAGTCCACGGCTCGCCTACAAATCCAATGGGCCCAATGGGGCTGTGGCGTGCAACTGATGGTCCTGCCCTGCCCCTATCGCTCTGTCCTACGCTCTCTACTGGACCATATCGAGGAGCTGCTGCAGAAAAACCAGGACTATTGGGTCACCGTCGTGATTCCGGAGATTCTCCCGGCTCGCTGGTGGCAGAACATCCTGCACAACCAGCGCGCCCTTCTCTTAAAAGCGTCACTGCTCTTTAAAGATCGCGTCATCCTGACCGACGTCCCCTTCCACCTCAAGAGGTGA
- a CDS encoding ribbon-helix-helix protein, CopG family codes for MATLTISLSDEEMRRLEELSKREGLTVEQIVRLSVCDFIGQPNDVFHAAAKRALEKNAELYRRLS; via the coding sequence ATGGCAACGCTCACGATCTCCCTCTCAGATGAAGAAATGCGGCGGCTGGAAGAGTTGAGCAAACGCGAGGGCCTGACCGTGGAGCAGATTGTGAGGCTTAGCGTCTGCGACTTTATCGGCCAGCCAAATGACGTCTTCCATGCCGCGGCCAAGCGGGCACTAGAAAAGAACGCCGAGCTCTATCGCCGCCTCTCGTGA
- a CDS encoding PKD domain-containing protein produces MKRKILDVKCETRYRNLALLLLTTCLLLTAQPAQAFKILEPAEGAKLTSGSTVTARVDLGKDSGIVRVRYYWYGEQDDTLVGQEDATATGSIIAPVALVGLADQDPPFGGKLLLPKESIGPMRLLAVAEISRGRLGTRSVFDEIILQAEPNADITAIGFETDKPLQLGRTGQSSAFGHVDSMGKVFELPVVADFADGVTRRISTLSSGTRIRSSDSAIIKVLPSGLLQIVGNGKATLTVTNRGKQATLDVSVAVNEEPNEPPVADAGPNQSVKAGTKVKLSGLKSRDAEGEALYYSWSQIRGSKIALLDVDNAEASFLAPTVSEKRTYRFKLRVTDKKGADSVPAFVDITVEP; encoded by the coding sequence GTGAAGCGTAAAATATTAGACGTGAAATGTGAGACGAGGTATCGGAACCTCGCTCTGCTCCTGTTAACCACTTGCCTCCTCCTCACAGCCCAGCCGGCCCAGGCCTTCAAGATCCTCGAGCCAGCCGAAGGAGCCAAGCTGACATCGGGCAGCACCGTCACTGCCCGCGTAGACCTCGGCAAAGATTCCGGCATCGTTCGAGTTCGCTACTATTGGTACGGCGAACAGGATGACACGCTGGTAGGACAGGAAGACGCGACGGCGACGGGGTCGATCATCGCGCCGGTGGCGCTCGTCGGACTGGCCGATCAAGATCCCCCCTTCGGCGGGAAACTGCTCCTCCCCAAAGAGAGTATCGGTCCCATGCGCTTACTGGCCGTGGCTGAAATTTCGCGCGGACGATTAGGGACCAGATCCGTCTTCGACGAAATTATCCTGCAGGCAGAACCGAATGCCGACATCACCGCGATCGGCTTCGAAACTGATAAACCCTTGCAACTCGGGCGAACGGGGCAATCCTCCGCCTTCGGTCACGTCGATTCCATGGGCAAAGTATTTGAGTTGCCGGTGGTGGCCGATTTCGCCGACGGCGTGACCCGCCGGATCAGCACCCTGTCCAGCGGCACGCGTATCCGGTCCTCCGACTCCGCAATTATCAAGGTCCTGCCAAGCGGCTTACTGCAGATTGTCGGCAACGGAAAAGCTACCCTCACGGTCACGAACCGCGGCAAGCAGGCCACGCTCGACGTCAGCGTCGCCGTGAATGAGGAACCGAATGAACCACCGGTCGCGGATGCCGGCCCCAACCAATCGGTCAAAGCCGGAACGAAAGTGAAGCTGAGCGGGTTGAAAAGCCGGGATGCGGAAGGCGAAGCCCTCTACTATTCATGGAGCCAAATCCGCGGCAGTAAGATCGCGTTGCTGGACGTGGATAACGCCGAAGCCTCCTTCCTCGCGCCAACCGTCTCGGAGAAACGAACTTATCGATTCAAGCTGAGGGTGACGGATAAGAAGGGGGCGGATAGTGTGCCGGCGTTCGTCGATATTACAGTCGAGCCGTGA